In Quercus lobata isolate SW786 chromosome 12, ValleyOak3.0 Primary Assembly, whole genome shotgun sequence, a genomic segment contains:
- the LOC115969918 gene encoding haloacid dehalogenase-like hydrolase domain-containing protein Sgpp, whose product MFLKKKFLFHNSIPVFLSPSPSLRFDLHPTQQVPISQKQILAKKKPSISSTSTHQAMAASVGENSVESKTTLAELAPLQAVLFDIDGTICDSDPLHHYAFREMLQEIGFNGGVPITEEFFVDHIAGKHNDDIAKSLFPDDIQRGLKFVDDKEAMFRRLASEQLKPVNGLYKVKKWIEDRGIKRAAVTNAPKANAELMISSLGLSDFFEALIVGSECEHAKPHPDPYLKALEIINVSKDHTFVFEDSVSGIKAGVAAGMPVVGIATRNPEHLLMEAKPVFLIKDYEDPKLWAALEELDKK is encoded by the exons atgtttctaaaaaaaaaattcctcttcCATAATAGTATTCCAGTATTTCTTTCACCCTCTCCTTCTCTTCGATTCGATCTGCACCCAACCCAGCAAGTACccatttctcaaaaacaaattttggcAAAGAAAAAACCTTCTATATCATCCACCTCAACCCATCAAGCAATGGCAGCCTCAGTTGGTGAAAATTCTGTAGAGAG CAAAACTACTCTCGCTGAACTTGCTCCGCTTCAAGCAGTGCTATTTGACATAGATGGAACTATATGTGATTCTGATCCACTCCACCACTATGCCTTCCGTGAAATGCTTCAAGAG ATTGGTTTCAATGGAGGGGTGCCAATTACTGAGGAATTCTTTGTCGATCATATTGCCGGCAAGCATAATGATGATATTGCTAAGTCTCTCTTCCCTGATGATATTCAACGGGGCTTGAAGTTTGTAGATGATAAGGAAGCCATGTTTCGGAG ATTGGCCTCAGAACAGTTGAAGCCTGTGAATGGCCTATATAAAGTGAAAAAATGGATTGAAGACCGTGGAATTAAACGGGCTGCAGTTACCAATGCTCCAAAAGCAAATGCTGAACTCATGATCTCAAGCCTCGGCCTGTCAGACTTTTTTGAAGCTCTTATTGTCGGAAGTGAATGTGAACATGCCAAGCCACACCCAGATCCCTACTTGAAGGCGCTTGAAATAATCAACGTATCAAAGGATCACACTTTTGTATTTGAG GATTCTGTTTCAGGAATAAAAGCTGGAGTGGCCGCTGGGATGCCAGTTGTTGGTATAGCTACCAGAAATCCAGAACACTTACTGATGGAAGCAAAGCCAGTCTTCCTTATAAAGGATTATGAGGATCCAAAATTGTGGGCAGCCTTAGAAGAGCTTGATAAGAAATGA